DNA sequence from the Thermodesulfobacteriota bacterium genome:
GCAAGTAGTTGACGAACTTTTAAGAAGGATCCGGATTGATTATGGAGATAGTTAGGGCAAACAATTCGGGTTTCTGTTTCGGAGTGCGAAGAGCAGTTGACATGGTATCCCGATTACTGGAAAAAAAAGAAGGCCCAATCTACACAATCGGTCCCATAATTCACAATCCTGATATGGTTCGGCTTTTAGAGGAGAAAGGGGTTATTCCTGTAGAAGACGTAAAAGAAGTGGTTCGAGGGACCGTGGTCTTTAGAACTCACGGGATACTTAAAGAGGAGGAAGATTACATAAGGAGCAAAAGAATAAAAGCTATAGATGCTACCTGCCCTTTTGTGAAGAGAGTAAGAAAGGAAGCTTGCAAGTTGAAAAAGAGCGGATACAAGGTTGTAATAGTCGGAGACAGAGAGCACCAAGAAGTCAAAAGTATATTGAGTTACGTAGGGAATGATGGTATTGTAATTGAGCATCCGCAAGAGATAAAGGGCAAAAAGATAGGAATTGTAAGCCAGACTACACAGAGCCGCGAAGTCCTAAAGAAAGTCGTAGATAGGCTTCTTGAGACTGCGGAAGAGATAAAGGTGGTAAATACAATATGCGAAGCCGTGGAAAGAAGGCTGAAAGAGGCAATAAGTATAGCCGAAATAGCCGATGTTATGATAGTCGTAGGGGGGAAGGAGAGTTCTAACACAAAAAAACTATTCAAAGCTGTAAAAAACGTAAGGCCTCGTTCGTACCATGTGGAGAACGAGGAAGATTTAGACCCCCTGTGGTTTAAAGGTGTCCGGGTTGTGGGCCTTACTGGCGGAACATCAACGCCCGATTTTATTATGGACAGGGTCTATTACCGCATAAAAAACGTGTGTGGGGGAAAGGATGGCTGAGATAGTAGAAATCGGAAGAGAAGAAAAGGTAGACACGGAGATCAACGCACTTTATGAATCTTCAATGAAAAACCTTCAGGAAGGGAATATCCTTAAGGGAAAAGTCATAGCCATAAGTGAAGACTCGGTGATAGTCGATGTGGGACTGAAATCTGAGGGAAAGGTCCCCCTTAGTGAGTTTCTGGATCGGGAAGGGAAACCCAAAGTCTCTATAGGTGACACTTTTGAGGTAATGATTGTGGGGAAAGAGAAAGAGTTTGGACTTCTGCTTTTATCTAAACAGAAGGCCGACAACGTGAGGCTATGGGAAAGGATAAGACGATCTTTGGAAGGGGGAGAGTTCGTAGACGGAGAGATTATCTCCCAGGTAAAAGGCGGTTTTCTCGTTGATATAGGGATTAAAGCCTTCCTCCCTCTTAACCATGCGGATAAAAGGCCTGTGAAAAACCCGGAGTCATTTGTTGGAAGGAGATCTAAGTTCAAGGTACTAAAAGTTAATAACAAAAAAGGTGGTGTTGTTGTCTCGAGGAAGTTATACCTAATAGAGGAAGCGGAGAGGAAAAGAAGAGAGTTCTGGAAAAACGCTAAAGTGGGAGAAGCCATGTATGGGCTTGTAAGGAAAATAAGTGATGAGGGAGCGCTCGTTGATTTAGATGGGGTATCCGGTTTCCTCCCCGCTGAGGAGATAAGCTGGGGAAGAGTTTTACATCCCAGGGACTATCTCCGCCCCGGTGACGAAATTCGGGTGAAAATCATAGAGCTCGATAGGGAAAACGAAAATGTAAAGCTAAGTATGAGGAGGCTAAAACCAGATCCCTGGGAGAAGATAGATGAAAAGTACAAAAAAGGTTCCAAGGTCCAGGGAAAAGTGGTCGGCTTAACGGATTACGGTGCCTTCGTGGAGCTTGAAAAAGGTGTTGAAGGTCTTTTACATGTAAGTGAGATAAGCTGGGACAAAAATTTAAAAAATCCAAAAGAGGTCCTTTCGAAGGGTAAGATTGTAGATGTTATGGTGCTTGATGTTGACAAGGAGAAAAGAAGGATATCTCTGAGTATGAAGCAACTTTACGATCCGTGGGAGGTGGTACAGACTCTATACCCGCCCGGAACAGTGGTCACGGGAAAAATAAAAAACTATACGGACTTTGGCATATTTGTTGGACTTGAGGAAGGAATAGATGGGTTAGTACACATATCTGAGGTATCATGGTCAAGAAGAAAATTACCGCTATCCGAGATGTTTAAAAAGGGTGAAACCGTTAAGGCCCTCGTTCTTAACGTTGATAAAGAGCAGAAGAAGTTTTCGTTGAGCATAAAAAGGCTAAAAACCACCGATCCGTGGATGGGCATTTCCGAAAGATTGAAATCTGGAGATGTGGTGGAGGGATATGTTACGAGCATCGTCGATTTTGGAATCTTTGTAGAAATTGAGGAGGGTGTTGAAGGACTTGTGCATGTATCACAGATGGACGGAGTCAAAGGCAAAAAGCCAGCGGACATTTTTAAAATCGACGAAAAGCTGAAGGTGAGAATTCTAAACGTGGATGAGAAAGCGAAAAAGATAGCTTTGAGCTTAAAAGGTGTTGAAATTGAAAAAGGGGAGGAGTAATGCCAATAAGCAAGGATCTACTCGAAATCCTTTGCTGTCCCAAGTGTAAAGGAGATGTGGTTCTTACAGAAAAGGAAGATGGTCTTGTTTGCCAAAGTTGTAAGCTCATTTATCCAATAATCGATGATATTCCAATAATGCTTATCGATGAAGCGAAAAAGTTTGATACCTAAGTTTTTTATGAAACCTGCCAGGACCTAGTTTCATTTCCTATTTCGGTAAACTAAGGATTCCACAAAAGACCCGAGATCCTGTAAGATCTCCTCCTTCTTGAGGTTTTTTTTGAGATAGGGGAAAAGATCGAAACCGATCATGCGACCACATGCCCTGAGAAGTAAGACTTTCTCCTTTTTTTCGAGGTACAACTCTCCTTTTTTTTCAAAAGCCCTAACGTGTCTGTGGAGCCTGAGTATCATTTTAACTAAATCGTTTGGTCTTCTACTCATTCTTAGTTTTGCTCTGTCAAAGTCGAGAACGCAAAGTTTTTTCGAATCTATAGCAAGTATATTCAGTAGATGAAAATCAGGGTGGAACAGGCGTAGATTATAAAGCTCGGCAAGAAGCCGCGCAAGGGAATAAATGTACCTTGCCCTTCTTAGACCTCTCGTCTCTTTCAAAACTTCCAAAAAGGGTTTGGAATTCTCAATCCGTTCCGTAATAAGGTAAAGCTTTTTAAAGAGAAGTCCCCTTTTGACAATTGCGCAGTAAGGAGTGGGGCAGATAAAACCCCTCTCTTTAAGGTAAAAGAGGACTGACAGCTCTCGGATTGCCCTTTTTTCCGAAAAGTAATTGTCTCTGGTTATGAGCCTTAGTAAGCCTCCGTGGACATATTTCCGTAACGCAAGAACCTTCCCGTCGCATTTTATAAATAGCACTTTTCCCCTTTTAAAAAGAGAAGCCTTTGAATAATTCTCCACCAGTCTTACAAGTTCGTATTGCGAAAGTACACTCCCTTTGAAGACTATCTTATAGCTCCCAATTGATATAGACTTTAATTCGCCGTTCACAGGAGGTACTGAGTTCTTACGCGTTTTAAACTCCTAAATATGTTCTTCTTAACGTCCGGGTTTATCGCTTCGAGTTCTTTTATGATCTCTTTCACCTTTCTTCTTTTGGATGTGTCTTTTTGCGGACATAAAGATTCGATAACTGGCAGGCCTAAAGCCTCGGACAATTTTTTTAAGTACTTTTCCTCCACATAAGCAAGCGGCCTAATGATGGCTAAAGTACCGCCGAACATCTCTTGGTACGGTCGCATCGTCGATATCTCCCCATTAAAAAAGAGGTTTAAAAGCATGGTTTCGGCTATATCGTCCATATGGTGTCCGAGGGCTATCTTTGTGCACTTTTCTTTTTTGGCCGTATCGAAAAGGGCCTTTCTTCTATTCCAGCTACACCAAAAACAGTCGAAATTTTTATTTGTTTTCCACCAAGCTTCTGGGGGTGAAGCTATAACATAATCGATCGATTCCTTCTTAAAATATTTTACGAGACAATCCTTGTCTATCCACTCAAAGCCCATATCCACAAAACAAGCCAAGATCTCATACTTTTTAGGAACGAACCTTATCCTTTCCTTGAGTATCTTTAACATGCAGAGACTGTCCTTCCCGCCTGAGACCGCAACTAACACTCTATCTTTTTCGTCTATCATTTTATAATCCCAAATCGCCTTCCCTACCTTTTTGGATGTAAAGAAAAAGAGCCCGTCCACGTTCATATGGCTTTAAGTAGATGATCGACGTCACTTTTAGCAAGCATTATGGCATCCTTTTTTTCGTCGCAACCTTTTGCTTCTATGTGACCTATGTGGTCAATTCCCAAAAGATTAAAGGTCTTCCTAAACATGATGAGGGCCGAATCCATCATATCCTTATCATCTCCGCCACTGGTCATTAGAGTTATCGCTTTTTTACCTTTTATCCTGGAATTATAATTCCTGTCCATAAACGCCATCATTCTATCGATTACGAGTTTTAACTGGGCAGAAACCGAAAACCAGTAAACCGGTGAAGCAAAGACTATAATGTCAGAATCGTATACATACTTTCTAACATCCTTCATATCGTCTTTAATTTTGCAGTTGCCTTCATCTAGACACATAAGACAACCCTGACATGGCCTTATGTTTAAATCGTTAAGGTAAAGAATCCTTACGGAGTGTCCTTTCTTTTCTAAACCCTCTATGAGGTGATTTAGAAGCCTTTTGGTATTTCCGTCCCTTCTTGGACTTCCGAAGAGAACTGTCACGTTCATAAAGAACCTCCCTTTATCATTTTGGCTAAAAATAATAAACGAAAGAATGCGCCATGTAAAATGGGTTTGAACCGTAAAACTTACACAGCTAAAATGGAAAGTGGTGCAAAATAGGTCTCTAGATCTATTAAAACTTACAGCGATCGTATTTTTTCTCTTTTTGGAGACAGAGATCATTCTTGTTAGAGTTTCGCCGGGAAAGACAATATACTACACTTCCGTGAAAGACGGAGACACTTTAGAACTTTCACACGTAAATTCTATCTACGAAAGAGAGGTTAAAGAGGTGCTTAGAGTTGAAAGAGGTTATATAGAACTTTCAGAGGTTATTACAGACTCTTACGGAGTAAAAGAATACTACCTGCTTGACAACTTTGAAACTAAAAGGGGATGGAAAGTCATCCGCTTAAGGAACACAGAAGAGAGAAATTTTAGCTTGAAAATCAAAGATAGGTCTGTCGGAATTGAAAAATACGCGGACATGTCTATTGAGATAGAGATACGCGGAGCATTTTTTGCATACGGACTTTTTCTCATTCTGTGTTATATTTGGGTACATTAACTTGTGTCTTACTTGTCACATAATATTAAAAACTTCCTAATGGGGGTGCCATATGCATCTTGGCCAGCTATTAGAAAGGTCCGCAACACTTTATCCTTCAAAAAAGGCTATGATTTGCCACTCGGGAAGATTCACCTACAGAGAGGTTAGAGAAAGGGTATTAAGACTCTGCAACCTTTTAAGAAAAAATGGAATAGGGCCAAAAAGAAGCGTTGCCATCATCTCGTACAACTGCCACAGATTCTTTGAAGCGTACTTTTCGTGCGCCATCGTCGGCGCATTTCTCGTTCCCATAAACTTTAGACTAAGTCCTCAAGAGGTGCACTTCATCCTAAAAGATGCTGAAGTCTCTCTACTCATTAGCCATTTCGATTTTGAACATTTACTTTCCGACTGGATACGTAATGAGGGGAAAAACGTACCGGTTTTTTGGATAGATCCGCCAAGCGATGACTATCAATCGTACGAACGGGCCATTTCAGGTGAATCTTCAATTTATGACGAAAAATGGGGACCGGGAGACGATCTTACTGCTCAAATATATTACACCAGCGGCACAACCGGGAGGCCAAAAGGGGTGATGCTCTCCCATAAAAACTGTTACATTCACGCCCTTTCTGCTATTGCTGAACTTAAGCTTACGGATGAAGATGTGTGGTTACATGTCGCTCCCATGTTCCACCTGGCCGATGCATGGGCCACATGGGCAGTAACCTGGGTTGGAGGAACCCATGTGATGGTAAAGAGGTTCGATCCGAAAGAAGTGTTAGAGACGATCGAAAAAGAAAAGGTCACGATAACTAACATGATTCCAACGATGTTGAACCTTCTCGTAAAGCATCCGGATTTTCGAAAGTTTGACTACTCGAGCTTAAGAGTCATGTTAAGCGGAGGAGCTCCGATAGCACCTGAGCTTGTGCGAATGATAATGGAAGGTTTCGGATGTGACTACATTCAGACTTACGGTATGACCGAGACAAGTCCCTACCTTACTGTATCGATACTTAAAGACCATCTCAAAAAACTTCCTCCGGAAGAACAGTTCACATTCAAAGCAAAGACGGGAAGACCGTTTTTGTGTATCGATCTTAAAGTTGTAAGAGATGATGGAAAAGAGGTGGAGCCAGACGGAAAGGAAGTCGGAGAAATAATAGTAAAAGGTGACAGCGTTATGAGTGGATACTGGAAATTACCAGAGGAGACACAGAAAACACTAAAAGACGGATGGCTTTATACAGGGGATCTGGCCACAATAGACAAAGAAGGTTACGTAAACATAGTCGATAGAAAAAAGGATATGATAATAACTGGAGGTGAAAATGTCTATTCCACCGAGGTGGAGGCGGTTCTTTACGAAAATCCAAAAGTGTTAGAGGCCGCTGTCTTCGGTTTGCCAGACGAGGTGTGGGGAGAGATAGTCTGCGCTGCAGTTGTACTTAAGCCAGAAACTTACGCGAATGAACAGGAATTGATAGATTTTTGTAAGGAGCGGCTTGCAAGATACAAAGCGCCTAAAAAGATTTTCTTTTTGGATGAGTTGCCCAAAACTGGGTCGGGAAAAATTGCCAAAAGGATTTTGAGGGAGCAGTTCAAGAGTGAAAAGTAGAATCAAGTTCAAAAATTCCTTGACAAAGGGGCTATGCACATATATTGTATACAGAAACAAAAATGAAGGAGGGGTCCCATGAAAAAAATTGTGTTTGTGGCCACAATTTTAACTTTTATGCTTTCGGCGTCTCTTGGTTTAGCACAGACGAAGATCACAATCGCGACTGGCGGGACAGGAGGCGTATACTATCCTTACGGGGGCACAATGGCTGAGATTATATCGAAGTACGTTCCGGGCGTTACGGCGACTGCGGAGGTAACGGGCGCTTCAGTTGAGAATGTGAGGCTTGTCGGTTTAAAAAAGGCGGAGCTTGGCCTTGCAATGAACGACACAGTATACCAGGCGTATAAGGGAGAGGGAAAGTTTGCGGATGGAAAGATAGACTCTTTAAGAACTGTCTTTCAGATGTATCCTAATCTCTATCACATTGTGACACTAAAGAAATATCCAATTTACAGAATTTCGGATTTGAAAGGCAAAAAAGTCTCTGTTGGCGCACCCGGAAGTGGAACAGAACTCAAGACGAGCCAGGTTCTTCCCGCCTTAGGGGTTCATTACAAAGACATGAAGGTTTTTAGGCTCTCTTTTGCTGAGAACACAACACAGCTTAGGGACGGAACGATTGAAGTTGGTATATGGTCTGTTGCTCCACCGACTTCTTCTATCATAGATCTTGCAACAACCCACGAGATCAGATTCATTCCGTTCTCGAAAGAAGAGATAGAGATAATAGAAAAATCCTACCCCTATTATGTTGCTACAGTCATTCCAAAAAATACTTACAAAGGTCAAACAGAAGACGTGCCCACGATTGCGGTTTGGAATTCAGTTGTCTGCCACAAAGATCTGCCAGAGGATCTTGTTTACAGGATCACGAAGGCAATCTTTGAAAATAAAAAGATGTTGGTGGACACCCACAAAATTGCTGAATTTACTAGTCCGGAAATTTCGGCTACAAAGAGCCCGATCCCCATACACCCTGGGGCCTTAAGATACTACAAGGAGATTAAGGTTATAAAGTAACCTAAAAAGAGAGGGGCCATGACAAAACTCGCAAAAATAGTGGGGGTTCTTTTTGCCGTTGCAATGTCACTTTTTCACCTTTACACCGGAGGATTTGGAAGTTTAGATCCGTGGACACAAAGGGTCGTGCATTTAAGTTTGGGTCTTGTTGTGGCCTTCCTCACCTATCCTGCCCTGAAAGGAAAAGAGATA
Encoded proteins:
- the ispH gene encoding 4-hydroxy-3-methylbut-2-enyl diphosphate reductase, with product MEIVRANNSGFCFGVRRAVDMVSRLLEKKEGPIYTIGPIIHNPDMVRLLEEKGVIPVEDVKEVVRGTVVFRTHGILKEEEDYIRSKRIKAIDATCPFVKRVRKEACKLKKSGYKVVIVGDREHQEVKSILSYVGNDGIVIEHPQEIKGKKIGIVSQTTQSREVLKKVVDRLLETAEEIKVVNTICEAVERRLKEAISIAEIADVMIVVGGKESSNTKKLFKAVKNVRPRSYHVENEEDLDPLWFKGVRVVGLTGGTSTPDFIMDRVYYRIKNVCGGKDG
- a CDS encoding 30S ribosomal protein S1 — encoded protein: MAEIVEIGREEKVDTEINALYESSMKNLQEGNILKGKVIAISEDSVIVDVGLKSEGKVPLSEFLDREGKPKVSIGDTFEVMIVGKEKEFGLLLLSKQKADNVRLWERIRRSLEGGEFVDGEIISQVKGGFLVDIGIKAFLPLNHADKRPVKNPESFVGRRSKFKVLKVNNKKGGVVVSRKLYLIEEAERKRREFWKNAKVGEAMYGLVRKISDEGALVDLDGVSGFLPAEEISWGRVLHPRDYLRPGDEIRVKIIELDRENENVKLSMRRLKPDPWEKIDEKYKKGSKVQGKVVGLTDYGAFVELEKGVEGLLHVSEISWDKNLKNPKEVLSKGKIVDVMVLDVDKEKRRISLSMKQLYDPWEVVQTLYPPGTVVTGKIKNYTDFGIFVGLEEGIDGLVHISEVSWSRRKLPLSEMFKKGETVKALVLNVDKEQKKFSLSIKRLKTTDPWMGISERLKSGDVVEGYVTSIVDFGIFVEIEEGVEGLVHVSQMDGVKGKKPADIFKIDEKLKVRILNVDEKAKKIALSLKGVEIEKGEE
- a CDS encoding Trm112 family protein; the encoded protein is MPISKDLLEILCCPKCKGDVVLTEKEDGLVCQSCKLIYPIIDDIPIMLIDEAKKFDT
- a CDS encoding tRNA 2-thiocytidine(32) synthetase TtcA yields the protein MNVDGLFFFTSKKVGKAIWDYKMIDEKDRVLVAVSGGKDSLCMLKILKERIRFVPKKYEILACFVDMGFEWIDKDCLVKYFKKESIDYVIASPPEAWWKTNKNFDCFWCSWNRRKALFDTAKKEKCTKIALGHHMDDIAETMLLNLFFNGEISTMRPYQEMFGGTLAIIRPLAYVEEKYLKKLSEALGLPVIESLCPQKDTSKRRKVKEIIKELEAINPDVKKNIFRSLKRVRTQYLL
- a CDS encoding flavodoxin family protein, whose amino-acid sequence is MNVTVLFGSPRRDGNTKRLLNHLIEGLEKKGHSVRILYLNDLNIRPCQGCLMCLDEGNCKIKDDMKDVRKYVYDSDIIVFASPVYWFSVSAQLKLVIDRMMAFMDRNYNSRIKGKKAITLMTSGGDDKDMMDSALIMFRKTFNLLGIDHIGHIEAKGCDEKKDAIMLAKSDVDHLLKAI
- a CDS encoding long-chain-fatty-acid--CoA ligase is translated as MHLGQLLERSATLYPSKKAMICHSGRFTYREVRERVLRLCNLLRKNGIGPKRSVAIISYNCHRFFEAYFSCAIVGAFLVPINFRLSPQEVHFILKDAEVSLLISHFDFEHLLSDWIRNEGKNVPVFWIDPPSDDYQSYERAISGESSIYDEKWGPGDDLTAQIYYTSGTTGRPKGVMLSHKNCYIHALSAIAELKLTDEDVWLHVAPMFHLADAWATWAVTWVGGTHVMVKRFDPKEVLETIEKEKVTITNMIPTMLNLLVKHPDFRKFDYSSLRVMLSGGAPIAPELVRMIMEGFGCDYIQTYGMTETSPYLTVSILKDHLKKLPPEEQFTFKAKTGRPFLCIDLKVVRDDGKEVEPDGKEVGEIIVKGDSVMSGYWKLPEETQKTLKDGWLYTGDLATIDKEGYVNIVDRKKDMIITGGENVYSTEVEAVLYENPKVLEAAVFGLPDEVWGEIVCAAVVLKPETYANEQELIDFCKERLARYKAPKKIFFLDELPKTGSGKIAKRILREQFKSEK
- a CDS encoding TAXI family TRAP transporter solute-binding subunit, producing the protein MKKIVFVATILTFMLSASLGLAQTKITIATGGTGGVYYPYGGTMAEIISKYVPGVTATAEVTGASVENVRLVGLKKAELGLAMNDTVYQAYKGEGKFADGKIDSLRTVFQMYPNLYHIVTLKKYPIYRISDLKGKKVSVGAPGSGTELKTSQVLPALGVHYKDMKVFRLSFAENTTQLRDGTIEVGIWSVAPPTSSIIDLATTHEIRFIPFSKEEIEIIEKSYPYYVATVIPKNTYKGQTEDVPTIAVWNSVVCHKDLPEDLVYRITKAIFENKKMLVDTHKIAEFTSPEISATKSPIPIHPGALRYYKEIKVIK